The following DNA comes from Candidatus Omnitrophota bacterium.
ACCGTAAGGTCATTAAAGATGCATAGCGGCAGATTTGCCGCGGGCTCCGAGGCGCATGAGAGATTGTTTACTGAAGACCTTGGCGCGCTGGAAGAAGGTCTGGCCAATCTGGAAAAGCAGATCGGCAATATACGCAGGTTTGGTGTACCGCTTGTGGTCGCCATAAATAGATTTAATACCGATACGGAAAGAGAGATAGCCCTTGTGAAGAAAAAGGCTCTTTTTGCCGGAGCAAACGATGCCATAACGAGCGATTTATGGCAAAAAGGTTCGCAAGGCGGCCTTAAATTGGCTGAAGCGGTAATAAGGGCGTCCGAATCCCGCGCGAAATTCAATTTCCTTTATCCGTTAAATATTTCCATAAAAGAGAAGATAGCGAAAATAGGGCATATGATGTATGGCGCAGATAAGGTTAGCTATTCCAGTATTGCCGAGCGCAAAATATTACGTTACGAAAAACTCGGTTACAGTAAATTGCCTGTGTGCATTGCAAAGACTCATCTTTCGCTTAGCGCTGACCCGCTTACTAAAGGCGCTCCGCAGGGCTTTACTCTGCCGGTTAGAGATGTCTATTTAGCGGCGGGCGCGGGATTTGTGACGGCCATGTGCGGCGCCATAAACACAATGCCGGGTCTGCCGGCGAAACCGATAGGCGAGCGGATCGATATTGATAAGAGGGGAAATATAGTAGGCTTAGCTTAAAATTGAAGGATTGAAAGATGTCTTATAATATGGCGCTTGGGAAATATCTCAATAAGCTGGCTGACAGGACTCCGGTACCGGGAGGCGGAAGCGCTGCTGCGCTTGCGGCGGCACTGGGTGCGGCACTTATCTCCATGACAGCAAAGTATAATCTAAAAAAGGCCAAGGATAAGTATGCCAAGAAAAAAATAAGGGAGATATCGGATTTCAGCGAAAAAGCGCTCCGCTGGTTAGAATTGCTGATGCAGAGAGACGAGAAGGCTTATTTGAAACTTGCAAAGGAGATAAAAAAACGCCGACCCAAGAAGTTATTAAGGCTGTA
Coding sequences within:
- a CDS encoding cyclodeaminase/cyclohydrolase family protein, translated to MSYNMALGKYLNKLADRTPVPGGGSAAALAAALGAALISMTAKYNLKKAKDKYAKKKIREISDFSEKALRWLELLMQRDEKAYLKLAKEIKKRRPKKLLRLYKDAISVPMEVCNIAARAACDAAELSRYSKTSIISDAAEAAVLLESAFFSAKLNVEINLRSIEAAAYKKKIKSALNRAEKKAIKAKKAALASAAAFLKRG